A region from the Marinobacter sp. SS13-12 genome encodes:
- a CDS encoding glucan biosynthesis protein G, whose protein sequence is MRSGTELPTLLILACFLYTIPAKALEFGEVVDKARALAEQKYEQPPEVPGFLRDLDYREYQSIRFNPEASLWREGLSLFRVMMVPPGNFYTHTVKLNEIDATGVRPITFDKTAYSFPNDLAKRLPPDLGHAGFKLTYPLGEGTEQNQFLVFAGASYFRGVGADNSFGLSARGIALNTGLPSGEEFPSFIEFWLERPGGSSDRVRVYGLLNGPSVAGAYRFDIKPGSTTRIDVSAELFFRSDVEQPGLAPLTSMFYYGENTVRPVGEWRPQVHDSDGLLIHDAGSGEWLWRPLVNPSRLKLSYLQINRLGGFGLIQRDTAFHQFEDAEARYDLRPSAWVSPRPGWSDGEVVLVEIPTDSETNDNVVAFWKPKGGASKGEHRKLDYTLSFGGKDVAGQETGSAVNTFVGDGDRTGGGDAANAFRIIVDFAGGPLDALKPDAAVVGSASIGSGGDGAEVLEHYVEFIEADNNWRLSMLVRPGKGTDTVLRGQLLLDDKPVTEVWTYSLSEAARIRQGGS, encoded by the coding sequence ATGCGCTCAGGGACAGAATTGCCAACGCTGCTTATATTGGCGTGTTTTCTCTACACCATTCCGGCTAAGGCTTTAGAGTTCGGAGAAGTGGTCGACAAGGCCAGGGCCCTGGCCGAACAAAAGTATGAGCAGCCACCGGAAGTGCCGGGATTCCTCCGGGACCTGGATTACCGTGAGTATCAGTCGATTCGATTCAATCCGGAGGCCAGCCTCTGGCGGGAAGGTCTTTCTCTTTTCCGGGTCATGATGGTGCCACCCGGGAATTTCTATACCCACACGGTAAAGCTCAACGAGATTGACGCCACCGGGGTGCGCCCCATCACTTTTGACAAGACGGCCTACAGCTTCCCCAATGACCTTGCCAAACGACTTCCCCCCGATCTTGGCCATGCCGGCTTCAAGCTGACTTACCCCCTTGGCGAGGGAACGGAGCAGAATCAGTTTCTGGTTTTCGCCGGAGCAAGTTATTTTCGGGGCGTAGGCGCGGATAATAGTTTCGGGCTGTCGGCCAGAGGCATTGCCTTGAACACCGGCCTTCCCTCTGGTGAAGAGTTTCCTTCCTTTATTGAGTTCTGGCTTGAGCGTCCCGGCGGTAGCAGTGATCGTGTGAGGGTTTACGGGCTACTGAACGGGCCCAGTGTCGCCGGTGCCTACCGCTTCGATATAAAGCCGGGGTCGACCACGCGGATAGATGTCAGTGCGGAACTGTTTTTCCGTTCAGATGTGGAGCAGCCGGGCCTGGCACCACTTACCTCCATGTTCTACTACGGCGAGAACACCGTGCGGCCGGTGGGGGAGTGGCGGCCGCAGGTTCATGATTCGGATGGCCTGCTGATTCACGACGCGGGCAGTGGCGAGTGGTTGTGGCGACCACTGGTGAATCCTTCCCGCCTCAAACTCAGTTACCTGCAGATCAACCGCCTTGGCGGTTTTGGCCTGATCCAGAGAGACACCGCCTTCCACCAGTTTGAAGATGCAGAAGCCCGATACGATTTGCGCCCCAGCGCCTGGGTCTCACCCCGGCCAGGCTGGTCAGACGGCGAAGTGGTGCTGGTAGAGATCCCCACGGATTCGGAAACCAACGACAACGTAGTCGCGTTCTGGAAACCGAAGGGAGGTGCGAGCAAGGGAGAGCACCGTAAACTGGACTATACGCTCAGCTTTGGCGGCAAAGACGTGGCAGGCCAGGAGACCGGGAGTGCGGTAAACACCTTTGTGGGGGATGGCGACCGCACCGGAGGTGGTGATGCCGCGAATGCCTTCCGTATCATTGTCGATTTTGCTGGCGGGCCGCTGGATGCCCTCAAGCCGGACGCTGCGGTGGTTGGCAGTGCCAGTATAGGAAGCGGTGGCGACGGGGCTGAAGTCCTCGAGCATTATGTGGAATTCATCGAGGCTGACAACAACTGGCGGCTGTCGATGCTGGTGCGGCCCGGCAAAGGAACGGATACGGTTCTGCGCGGCCAGTTGCTGCTGGACGACAAGCCGGTGACGGAAGTCTGGACCTATTCGCTATCGGAGGCTGCCAGGATCCGACAGGGTGGGTCATGA